A part of Apodemus sylvaticus chromosome 19, mApoSyl1.1, whole genome shotgun sequence genomic DNA contains:
- the Supv3l1 gene encoding ATP-dependent RNA helicase SUPV3L1, mitochondrial isoform X2, whose amino-acid sequence MLLSVLSRGVPCDLVTGEERLTVEPEGKQATHVSCTVEMCSVATPYEVAVIDEIQMIRDPARGWAWTRALLGLCAEEVHLCGESAAIDLVTELLYTTGEEVEVQKYERLTPISVLDRALESLDNLQPGDCIVCFSKNDIYSVSRQIEIRGLESAVIYGSLPPGTKLAQARKFNDPNDPCKILVATDAIGMGLNLSIRRIIFYSLIKPSINEKGEKELEPITTSQALQIAGRAGRFSSHFKEGEVTTMHRDDLSLLKEILNRPVDPIRAAGLHPTAEQIEMFAYHLPETTLSNLIDIFVDFAQVDGQYFVCNMDDFKFSAELIQHIPLSLRVRYVFCTAPINKKQPFVCSSLLQFARQYSRNEPLTFAWLRRYIKWPLLPPKNIKDLMDLEAVHDVFDLYLWLSYRFIDMFPDSSLVRSLQKELDVIIQEGVHNITKLIKISESHKLLNLGSLPSGASKSPARRTRGTKSAGSKAAEPPSPSDKELPLASRLVQQGLLTADMLKQLQKEWLTQRPEQGREKAGARRKKKDSNSD is encoded by the exons ATGCTGCTGTCAGTACTCTCCAGG GGTGTACCGTGTGACTTGGTGACTGGGGAAGAGCGGCTGACAGTTGAGCCCGAGGGCAAACAAGCCACCCATGTCTCATGCACTGTGGAGATGTGCAGCGTTGCAACTCCCT ATGAGGTGGCTGTGATAGATGAAATCCAGATGATTCGAGACCCAGCCAGAGGATGGGCTTGGACCAGAGCACTGCTAG GACTCTGTGCTGAGGAAGTCCATTTGTGTGGAGAGTCTGCTGCTATTGACCTGGTCACTGAGCTCCTATACACCACTGGGGAGGAGGTAGAG GTTCAGAAGTATGAGAGGCTCACCCCCATTTCTGTGCTGGACCGTGCACTGGAGTCTTTAGACAACCTTCAACCTGGGGACTGCATCGTCTGCTTTAGCAAGAATGACATTTATTCTGTGAGCCGACAGATTGAAATTCGGGGACTGGAATCTGCGGTGATCTACGGCAGCCTGCCACCCG GGACCAAACTTGCCCAAGCAAGAAAGTTTAATGACCCCAATGATCCATGCAAAATCCTGGTAGCTACAGATGCGATTGGCATGGGACTTAATTT gAGCATAAGGAGAATTATTTTTTACTCCCTTATAAAGCCCAGCatcaatgaaaagggagagaaggagctgGAGCCCATCACCACCTCCCAAGCCCTGCAGATCGCTGGCAGGGCCGGCAGATTCAGCTCACACTTTAAAGAGGGGGAGGTTACCACAATGCACCGAGACGACTTGTCTTTATTGAAGGAGATTTTGAATAGACCCGTGGATCCTATACGG GCCGCCGGTCTTCATCCGACTGCCGAGCAGATTGAGATGTTTGCCTACCATCTCCCCGAGACAACGCTGTCCAACCTCATT gataTTTTTGTAGACTTTGCACAAGTTGACGGGCAGTACTTTGTCTGCAATATGGATGATTTTAAGTTTTCTGCAGAGCTGATCCAGCACATTCCCCTAAGTCTCCGGGTGAGGTATGTGTTCTGCACAGCCCCCATCAACAAGAAACAGCCTTTTGTCTGCTCGTCCTTGCTACAG TTTGCCAGGCAGTACAGCAGGAACGAGCCCCTGACCTTTGCATGGCTACGCCGGTACATCAAGTGGCCTCTGCTTCCGCCTAAGAATATTAAAGACCTCATGGACCTTGAAGCTGTCCACGATGTCTTTGATCTTTACCTGTGGCTGAG ctACCGATTTATTGATATGTTTCCAGACTCCAGTCTCGTTCGAAGTCTCCAGAAAGAACTGGATGTCATTATCCAAGAAGGTGTACACAACATCACCAAGCTGATTAAGATCTCTGAGTCACACAAGCTTCTGAATCTGGGGAGCTTACCATCAGGGGCCTCCAAGAGCCCAGCGAGAAGGACACGCGGCACCAAGAGTGCAGGGAGTAAGGCCGCAGAGCCACCCAGCCCCAGTGACAAGGAGCTGCCCCTTGCCTCCAGGCTGGTGCAGCAAGGACTCCTCACTGCAGACATGCTGAAACAGCTCCAGAAGGAGTGGCTGACACAGCGACCGGAGCAGGGCAGGGAGAAAGCGGGGGCACGGAGGAAGAAGAAGGACTCCAACTCCGATTAG
- the Supv3l1 gene encoding ATP-dependent RNA helicase SUPV3L1, mitochondrial isoform X1 has protein sequence MSLPRCALLWARLPAGRGAGPRAAPCSALRALVGSFPGVSGRVPCLAASSSASGGSKAPNTSLFVPLTVKPQGPSADGDVGAELTRPLDKSEVKKVLDKFYKRQEIQKLGADYGLDARLFHQAFISFRNYIMQSHSLDVDIHIVLNDICFSAAHVDDLFPFFLRHAKQIFPVLECKDDLRKISDLRIPPNWYPEARAIQRKIIFHSGPTNSGKTYHAIQRYLSAASGVYCGPLKLLAHEIFEKSNAAGVPCDLVTGEERLTVEPEGKQATHVSCTVEMCSVATPYEVAVIDEIQMIRDPARGWAWTRALLGLCAEEVHLCGESAAIDLVTELLYTTGEEVEVQKYERLTPISVLDRALESLDNLQPGDCIVCFSKNDIYSVSRQIEIRGLESAVIYGSLPPGTKLAQARKFNDPNDPCKILVATDAIGMGLNLSIRRIIFYSLIKPSINEKGEKELEPITTSQALQIAGRAGRFSSHFKEGEVTTMHRDDLSLLKEILNRPVDPIRAAGLHPTAEQIEMFAYHLPETTLSNLIDIFVDFAQVDGQYFVCNMDDFKFSAELIQHIPLSLRVRYVFCTAPINKKQPFVCSSLLQFARQYSRNEPLTFAWLRRYIKWPLLPPKNIKDLMDLEAVHDVFDLYLWLSYRFIDMFPDSSLVRSLQKELDVIIQEGVHNITKLIKISESHKLLNLGSLPSGASKSPARRTRGTKSAGSKAAEPPSPSDKELPLASRLVQQGLLTADMLKQLQKEWLTQRPEQGREKAGARRKKKDSNSD, from the exons ATGTCCTTGCCCCGGTGTGCCTTGCTGTGGGCTCGGCTCCCGGCGGGGCGCGGGGCTGGGCCCCGGGCGGCCCCTTGCTCCGCCCTTCGCGCTCTAGTGGGGTCATTCCCCGGGGTTTCAGGACGCGTTCCGTGCCTGGCCGCCTCCTCCTCGGCCTCTGGTGGCTCCAAAGCCCCGAACACGTCCTTGTTCGTGCCGCTGACAGTGAAGCCTCAGGGTCCCAGCGCCGATGGCGACGTAGGCGCCGAGCTCACTCGGCCTCTAGACAAGA gTGAAGTAAAGAAGGTCTTAGACAAGTTTTATAAGAGACAAGAAATCCAAAAGCTGGGTGCTGACTATGGACTTGATG CTCGCCTCTTCCACCAGGCTTTCATCAGCTTCAGGAACTACATTATGCAGTCTCATTCTCTGGACGTGGACATCCACATCGTCTTGAATGATATCTGCTTCAGTGCAG CTCACGTGGACgatctgtttccatttttcttgAGACATGCCAAACAGATATTTCCTGTCTTGGAGTGCAAGGATGATCTGCGGAAGATCAGTGACTTAAGGATACCGCCCAACTG GTACCCAGAAGCCAGAGCCATACAGCGGAAGATAATATTCCACTCAGGTCCCACCAACAGTGGGAAGACTTACCATGCCATCCAGAGATACCTGTCAGCGGCCTCCGGCGTGTACTGCGGCCCTCTGAAGCTGCTGGCGCATGAGATCTTTGAGAAGAGCAATGCTGCT GGTGTACCGTGTGACTTGGTGACTGGGGAAGAGCGGCTGACAGTTGAGCCCGAGGGCAAACAAGCCACCCATGTCTCATGCACTGTGGAGATGTGCAGCGTTGCAACTCCCT ATGAGGTGGCTGTGATAGATGAAATCCAGATGATTCGAGACCCAGCCAGAGGATGGGCTTGGACCAGAGCACTGCTAG GACTCTGTGCTGAGGAAGTCCATTTGTGTGGAGAGTCTGCTGCTATTGACCTGGTCACTGAGCTCCTATACACCACTGGGGAGGAGGTAGAG GTTCAGAAGTATGAGAGGCTCACCCCCATTTCTGTGCTGGACCGTGCACTGGAGTCTTTAGACAACCTTCAACCTGGGGACTGCATCGTCTGCTTTAGCAAGAATGACATTTATTCTGTGAGCCGACAGATTGAAATTCGGGGACTGGAATCTGCGGTGATCTACGGCAGCCTGCCACCCG GGACCAAACTTGCCCAAGCAAGAAAGTTTAATGACCCCAATGATCCATGCAAAATCCTGGTAGCTACAGATGCGATTGGCATGGGACTTAATTT gAGCATAAGGAGAATTATTTTTTACTCCCTTATAAAGCCCAGCatcaatgaaaagggagagaaggagctgGAGCCCATCACCACCTCCCAAGCCCTGCAGATCGCTGGCAGGGCCGGCAGATTCAGCTCACACTTTAAAGAGGGGGAGGTTACCACAATGCACCGAGACGACTTGTCTTTATTGAAGGAGATTTTGAATAGACCCGTGGATCCTATACGG GCCGCCGGTCTTCATCCGACTGCCGAGCAGATTGAGATGTTTGCCTACCATCTCCCCGAGACAACGCTGTCCAACCTCATT gataTTTTTGTAGACTTTGCACAAGTTGACGGGCAGTACTTTGTCTGCAATATGGATGATTTTAAGTTTTCTGCAGAGCTGATCCAGCACATTCCCCTAAGTCTCCGGGTGAGGTATGTGTTCTGCACAGCCCCCATCAACAAGAAACAGCCTTTTGTCTGCTCGTCCTTGCTACAG TTTGCCAGGCAGTACAGCAGGAACGAGCCCCTGACCTTTGCATGGCTACGCCGGTACATCAAGTGGCCTCTGCTTCCGCCTAAGAATATTAAAGACCTCATGGACCTTGAAGCTGTCCACGATGTCTTTGATCTTTACCTGTGGCTGAG ctACCGATTTATTGATATGTTTCCAGACTCCAGTCTCGTTCGAAGTCTCCAGAAAGAACTGGATGTCATTATCCAAGAAGGTGTACACAACATCACCAAGCTGATTAAGATCTCTGAGTCACACAAGCTTCTGAATCTGGGGAGCTTACCATCAGGGGCCTCCAAGAGCCCAGCGAGAAGGACACGCGGCACCAAGAGTGCAGGGAGTAAGGCCGCAGAGCCACCCAGCCCCAGTGACAAGGAGCTGCCCCTTGCCTCCAGGCTGGTGCAGCAAGGACTCCTCACTGCAGACATGCTGAAACAGCTCCAGAAGGAGTGGCTGACACAGCGACCGGAGCAGGGCAGGGAGAAAGCGGGGGCACGGAGGAAGAAGAAGGACTCCAACTCCGATTAG